In Candidatus Chlorohelix allophototropha, one DNA window encodes the following:
- a CDS encoding nitroreductase family protein, with protein sequence MTKLAETSYAIHELLANRWSPRAFSSQPVEEEKLLSLFEAARWSPSGGNSQPWSFIVGTESDPETHQKIFDVLVPGNQLWNKNVPVLVLSVAKMALQPEKPYRWALYDVGQAVAHLTVQAGALGLYVHQMAGFDPEKARQVFQIPEGYEAVTAIAIGYPGDADQLSEPLRERELAPRTRKSLSEFVFKGSWNQPLKLPETEI encoded by the coding sequence ATGACCAAACTTGCAGAAACAAGTTATGCAATTCACGAACTTCTCGCAAATCGCTGGAGTCCCCGCGCCTTTTCCAGCCAACCGGTGGAAGAGGAAAAACTTCTGAGTCTTTTTGAAGCGGCACGTTGGTCGCCTTCCGGCGGGAACAGTCAGCCGTGGTCTTTCATTGTCGGTACTGAAAGTGACCCGGAAACGCACCAAAAGATTTTTGATGTTTTAGTTCCCGGAAATCAGCTTTGGAATAAAAACGTTCCAGTGCTGGTGTTGTCGGTGGCAAAAATGGCTCTCCAACCCGAAAAGCCCTATCGCTGGGCTTTGTACGATGTTGGTCAGGCGGTGGCACACCTGACGGTTCAAGCAGGAGCTTTAGGCTTGTATGTCCATCAAATGGCAGGGTTCGACCCTGAAAAAGCCCGGCAAGTTTTCCAGATACCGGAAGGGTATGAGGCAGTAACCGCAATTGCAATCGGCTATCCCGGCGATGCTGACCAATTGTCTGAACCTCTTCGGGAACGCGAACTAGCGCCGCGCACTCGCAAATCTCTTTCGGAGTTTGTATTTAAAGGAAGCTGGAATCAACCATTGAAGCTACCGGAAACTGAGATTTAG
- a CDS encoding CapA family protein yields MSNGILKKAGIGFVSLLIYLLAGLALWFSLSHPKEQANPLIPQPDAQVTLLAVGDVMLGRDVALSSAAAPEKSDYPFAVMSKLRKGADLIFGDLESPIVAPVNRANASSGGYLFPADHESAGALKRNGFDIVTLANNHSLDYGIAGLRDTLSNLKFAGVAYVGAGDDAATANQVVYIERNGLKLAFIAATSVYPSGLDELQAASSPVALFEPKKILEAIRQARTQADAVIVALHWGDEYNSAASTAQRDFATQASEAGADLIIGAHSHVVGDFEIMNHTFVAYSLGNFVFDSRFPPETRQSVGLYIKLDKRGVSAVSAVPLKIEANRPDYYKPSELETAFTALSGHSLNLPPTEAAFWNGSEWRTTPALAYMRESKADSVSLPVSRTVQVRDIVADKGGYTTGRAVEDFSKELQTAERIELKNGTLRIWRFDLNSASWKLIWETKAGWQVEQFDFGDADADGRPELMFSMWKNDGWDDAGQYRSHPFVYGWRRDAFRPVWAGSALTDPIREFALTDLADDGGNELVVLEGKYSDERTTPARYFTIWRWMGWGYELLYRSEAGSYTALSELPGQPYVFFRHN; encoded by the coding sequence ATGAGTAATGGCATTTTGAAAAAAGCGGGAATAGGCTTTGTATCGCTGCTGATATACTTGCTGGCAGGGCTTGCGTTGTGGTTCAGCCTTTCCCATCCAAAAGAGCAGGCTAACCCGCTCATACCGCAACCTGATGCACAGGTTACTTTGTTAGCGGTGGGTGATGTAATGTTGGGTAGAGATGTAGCGTTATCTTCTGCTGCTGCGCCTGAGAAAAGTGATTATCCCTTTGCGGTCATGTCCAAACTGCGGAAAGGCGCTGACCTGATATTCGGGGATCTTGAATCGCCCATAGTCGCACCTGTGAACCGCGCAAATGCCAGTTCAGGCGGCTATCTTTTCCCGGCTGACCATGAATCGGCGGGAGCGTTAAAACGAAACGGCTTTGATATAGTAACGCTTGCAAACAATCACAGCCTTGATTATGGAATCGCAGGGTTGCGTGATACTCTAAGCAATCTGAAGTTTGCGGGGGTGGCGTATGTTGGGGCTGGTGATGATGCAGCAACGGCAAATCAGGTAGTGTATATAGAGCGGAACGGTTTGAAGCTGGCGTTTATTGCGGCTACTTCGGTCTATCCTTCCGGGTTGGATGAACTGCAGGCGGCTAGTTCTCCGGTCGCGCTATTTGAACCCAAAAAGATTCTTGAAGCGATTCGGCAAGCGCGTACACAAGCAGATGCGGTAATTGTAGCTTTGCATTGGGGCGATGAGTATAATTCGGCGGCTTCTACAGCCCAACGTGATTTTGCTACACAGGCTTCCGAAGCAGGGGCAGACCTTATAATAGGCGCACATTCGCATGTGGTCGGTGATTTTGAGATTATGAATCACACCTTTGTAGCATACAGTCTCGGTAATTTTGTGTTTGATAGTCGCTTCCCGCCAGAAACCCGCCAAAGTGTAGGACTTTACATAAAGCTGGATAAACGCGGAGTATCCGCCGTGTCAGCCGTACCGCTAAAGATTGAAGCAAACCGCCCAGATTATTATAAACCGAGTGAGCTTGAAACCGCTTTTACTGCTCTTTCGGGACACTCGCTTAACTTACCACCCACCGAAGCAGCATTCTGGAATGGTAGCGAGTGGCGAACTACTCCCGCGCTTGCCTATATGCGTGAGTCGAAAGCGGATAGCGTAAGCTTGCCCGTTTCTAGAACCGTTCAAGTCAGGGATATTGTGGCAGATAAGGGCGGCTATACCACCGGACGCGCCGTTGAAGATTTCAGCAAGGAATTGCAAACGGCCGAACGGATTGAGTTGAAGAACGGTACGTTGCGAATTTGGCGGTTTGACTTGAATAGCGCAAGCTGGAAATTGATCTGGGAAACTAAGGCGGGCTGGCAAGTAGAGCAATTTGATTTTGGAGATGCAGACGCGGACGGCAGACCTGAGTTGATGTTCAGCATGTGGAAAAACGATGGTTGGGATGACGCAGGGCAATATCGCAGCCATCCGTTTGTTTATGGTTGGCGAAGGGATGCTTTTCGTCCTGTTTGGGCAGGTTCAGCCCTAACAGACCCCATCAGGGAATTTGCGCTGACCGACCTTGCCGACGATGGCGGTAACGAACTGGTAGTGCTTGAGGGAAAATATTCGGATGAACGCACTACCCCGGCGCGTTACTTTACAATCTGGCGTTGGATGGGTTGGGGCTATGAGTTGTTATACCGAAGTGAAGCCGGTAGCTATACGGCTTTATCAGAACTTCCGGGTCAACCATATGTATTTTTCAGGCATAATTGA